Proteins encoded within one genomic window of Candidatus Woesearchaeota archaeon:
- a CDS encoding V-type ATP synthase subunit A — protein MPGPFGAGKCVTGDTNILVNNQLKQIKEVFEYATGTVELENQNEKMIALDIPLTVWSFDGEKTKKTSATHVYKGKTSRIIKVKTRSGKTVQLTPVHKLFKLDQELNIVETEAQHLSEGDYLIAPRKIDFSVNYQEIEINFECRVVDKKAIDLMVKLVYNYQQKTGKTLKQIAKKINVTYDTFINFYTKRNAPTLAFIKKIEQLTNNRINVTVIKTERASLAITIPKILSEELAEFIGYIMSDGMIKGGKTIHFFNKKAELRQRVAYLGKKLFNLNTKEYYAHTVEALEISSTAAVKLLQSLNMPLMRKSNTVDIPSLLLVSPESVIKRFLTAYISCDGHVGKKELEITSASKKMRNSMTYLLLRLGIFHRTVERIINNKEYYRLFIPKREAIKIHPYYTQEFYYNANDIVPMTSALFKQLLGDTKPFTLGKEHISTAGYYVDQNLTAKTMQKIAAKLSDKKLQTFATALNYVFCDEIVSIDIIDQDTDVYDLTVPETHNFIGGNTPMLLHNTVSQQQLAKWSDADIVVYIGCGERGNEMTEVLTEFPHLIDPKTNKPLMNRTVLIANTSNMPVAAREASVYTGVTIAEYFRDMGYNVALMADSTSRWAEAMREISSRLEEMPGEEGYPAYLSIKLAEFYERAGRVVPLGTDTVGSVSVIGAVSPPGGDFSEPVTQNTLRVTKTFWALDAKLAQRRHFPSINWLTSYSLYLDSLAPWFSEYVAEDWRDLVKQLMVILQEEEKLMEIVQLVGSDALPDKQQVTLEVARLVREFILQQNAYHDVDTYSEPKKSYLLMQTVLAFKTFAEAALERGARVKQILATKAKDGIATAKFEKDYAKILTIATKDMEKEFSQL, from the coding sequence ATTCCAGGACCGTTTGGAGCAGGCAAATGTGTTACAGGAGATACAAATATACTTGTCAACAATCAATTAAAACAAATAAAAGAGGTATTTGAGTATGCAACTGGAACAGTAGAGCTAGAAAATCAAAATGAAAAGATGATAGCATTAGACATTCCCTTAACAGTTTGGAGTTTTGATGGCGAAAAAACAAAGAAGACCAGTGCAACACATGTGTATAAAGGAAAAACAAGCAGAATTATAAAAGTAAAAACAAGGTCTGGTAAAACAGTTCAATTAACGCCGGTCCATAAACTCTTCAAGCTAGATCAGGAATTGAATATTGTAGAAACTGAAGCACAGCATCTTTCTGAAGGTGACTACCTTATTGCTCCGAGAAAGATAGACTTTTCAGTAAACTACCAGGAAATAGAGATTAATTTCGAGTGCAGGGTAGTTGATAAGAAGGCTATAGATCTAATGGTTAAGCTGGTTTATAATTATCAACAAAAGACTGGTAAAACCTTAAAACAAATTGCTAAAAAAATAAACGTAACTTATGATACATTCATAAATTTCTACACGAAAAGAAATGCTCCGACATTAGCATTCATAAAAAAGATAGAGCAATTAACTAATAACCGTATTAATGTTACTGTCATTAAAACCGAAAGGGCTTCACTAGCAATTACCATACCAAAAATTCTTTCTGAAGAACTTGCAGAATTTATTGGTTATATTATGTCGGATGGTATGATTAAAGGAGGGAAAACAATACATTTTTTCAATAAAAAAGCTGAATTGCGGCAAAGAGTTGCATATTTGGGAAAGAAATTATTTAATCTAAACACAAAAGAGTATTATGCACATACTGTTGAAGCACTTGAAATTTCCTCAACTGCTGCAGTAAAGTTACTTCAGTCTCTCAACATGCCATTAATGAGAAAATCTAATACCGTAGATATTCCATCGTTACTATTAGTTTCTCCTGAAAGCGTTATCAAACGTTTCTTAACAGCGTATATCAGTTGCGATGGTCATGTTGGAAAAAAGGAATTAGAAATTACTTCAGCAAGCAAAAAAATGCGGAATTCAATGACGTATCTCTTGCTGCGGCTAGGTATTTTTCATAGAACTGTTGAGAGAATTATCAATAATAAGGAGTATTATCGGCTCTTCATTCCTAAACGAGAAGCAATAAAGATACATCCTTATTATACCCAAGAATTCTACTATAATGCGAATGATATTGTGCCTATGACTAGTGCATTATTTAAACAACTCTTAGGTGATACAAAACCATTCACCTTAGGGAAAGAGCATATTTCCACTGCGGGTTATTACGTTGATCAGAATCTTACTGCAAAAACAATGCAGAAGATAGCTGCAAAATTATCTGACAAAAAGCTTCAAACATTTGCAACAGCGTTGAACTATGTCTTTTGCGATGAGATTGTTTCAATAGACATTATTGATCAGGATACAGATGTTTATGATCTTACTGTACCAGAAACGCACAATTTTATAGGGGGGAATACACCTATGCTTTTACATAACACCGTATCTCAGCAGCAGCTTGCTAAATGGAGTGATGCAGATATTGTTGTTTACATTGGCTGCGGTGAGCGAGGCAATGAAATGACTGAAGTTTTGACTGAGTTTCCTCATCTTATTGATCCAAAAACAAATAAGCCATTAATGAATCGAACCGTGTTAATTGCTAATACTTCAAATATGCCGGTTGCTGCACGAGAAGCGTCAGTTTATACCGGTGTTACTATTGCTGAATATTTCAGAGACATGGGTTACAATGTTGCTTTAATGGCAGATTCTACCTCACGCTGGGCAGAAGCAATGCGAGAGATCTCTTCACGTCTTGAAGAGATGCCGGGAGAAGAAGGTTATCCTGCCTATCTTTCTATTAAACTTGCTGAATTTTACGAAAGAGCAGGAAGAGTAGTTCCTTTAGGAACTGACACTGTTGGCAGTGTCAGTGTTATTGGTGCAGTTTCTCCTCCTGGAGGAGATTTTTCAGAACCAGTAACTCAAAATACCTTACGAGTAACTAAAACGTTCTGGGCTCTGGATGCAAAATTAGCTCAACGCCGTCATTTTCCCAGCATCAACTGGTTGACTTCATATAGTTTATACCTTGATTCTTTAGCACCATGGTTTTCTGAGTATGTTGCTGAAGACTGGAGAGATTTAGTCAAACAATTAATGGTTATTCTTCAGGAAGAAGAAAAGCTGATGGAAATTGTGCAGCTTGTTGGGAGTGATGCATTGCCTGACAAACAACAAGTAACTTTGGAAGTAGCAAGGCTTGTCCGTGAATTTATTTTACAACAGAATGCGTATCATGATGTTGATACCTATTCAGAACCTAAGAAAAGTTATCTGCTGATGCAGACGGTGCTTGCTTTCAAAACATTTGCAGAAGCTGCTTTAGAGCGAGGAGCTCGCGTTAAGCAAATTCTTGCAACTAAAGCAAAAGATGGCATTGCAACAGCGAAATTTGAAAAAGACTATGCGAAAATATTAACAATAGCCACTAAAGATATGGAAAAAGAATTTTCGCAATTATAA
- a CDS encoding hydroxymethylglutaryl-CoA synthase: MNNCVDNDVGIVGFGGYVPYYRIKAETIAEAHHQDHLQIQQSLQIFEKSVPGKDEDTITISVQAARHALERSGIDKTAIGAIYVGSESHPYAVKPSAAIVGEVIGIGNNYTAADTEFACKAGTAALQIVLGLVKADMITYGLAIGADTSQSAQGDALEYSAAAGGAAFVVGKEQISAKLITTLSYTSDTPDFWRRQIASVPQHTGRFTSEPAYFKHIIACTERILSKTGFTKDDFHHVIFHQPNGKFPLQAAKHFDFTEAQLVLGLVVPQIGNTYSGASLLGLCNVLEHCLPGQRILVTSYGSGSGSDSFIFETTPLLVYAQEKAIKISTYLARKKYVTYSNYRKVMEMIH; the protein is encoded by the coding sequence TTGAATAACTGTGTTGATAATGATGTAGGTATTGTTGGTTTTGGCGGCTATGTTCCTTATTATAGAATTAAAGCTGAGACTATTGCAGAAGCGCATCATCAAGATCATCTTCAAATACAGCAAAGTTTACAAATTTTTGAGAAAAGTGTTCCAGGAAAAGACGAAGATACTATAACTATTTCAGTTCAAGCGGCTCGCCACGCTTTAGAGCGAAGTGGTATTGATAAAACTGCCATCGGCGCAATTTATGTTGGCAGCGAAAGCCATCCTTACGCAGTAAAACCAAGCGCTGCAATTGTTGGAGAGGTTATTGGGATAGGTAATAATTATACCGCAGCTGACACTGAATTTGCCTGCAAAGCAGGAACAGCTGCTCTGCAGATAGTTCTTGGTTTAGTTAAAGCAGATATGATTACTTATGGGTTAGCCATTGGTGCAGACACCAGCCAAAGCGCTCAAGGTGATGCTTTAGAATACAGCGCTGCAGCAGGAGGAGCTGCTTTTGTTGTAGGTAAAGAGCAAATTTCTGCAAAACTTATTACTACTTTATCTTATACTTCAGATACTCCAGATTTTTGGCGTCGGCAGATAGCTTCAGTTCCTCAACATACTGGAAGATTTACTTCTGAACCAGCTTATTTCAAGCATATTATTGCTTGCACTGAACGAATCCTTAGCAAAACAGGATTTACTAAAGATGATTTTCATCATGTTATTTTTCATCAGCCGAATGGTAAATTTCCTCTTCAGGCAGCAAAACATTTTGACTTTACTGAGGCACAGTTAGTTTTAGGACTTGTTGTGCCTCAGATAGGCAATACTTATTCTGGCGCTTCTCTTCTTGGGTTATGCAATGTCCTTGAACATTGTTTGCCTGGGCAACGTATTTTAGTTACTTCTTATGGTTCAGGATCAGGAAGCGATAGTTTTATCTTTGAAACAACACCTTTATTAGTCTATGCTCAGGAAAAAGCTATAAAAATTAGTACGTATCTTGCAAGGAAAAAATATGTCACGTATTCAAATTATCGAAAGGTTATGGAGATGATTCACTAA
- a CDS encoding V-type ATP synthase subunit D, with translation MSQNIKPTRSELQNLKKRIKLAESGYNLLKKKRDGLILEFFEVLKQAKSLRKELTEEYKTALQAVNMARVVEGDLSLTSLSMAVVTKPEVELMSKNIMGVVVPKIKSQPVQHHFMDRGYGTIGSSTMIDNAAFAYEKVVEKVIQAAETETTMKKLLEEIEKTKRRVNALEFEVIPKMKTQMAFIKMRLEEMDRENVFRMKRIKE, from the coding sequence ATGAGCCAAAATATTAAGCCGACAAGAAGTGAACTGCAGAATTTAAAGAAACGAATTAAGCTGGCAGAGTCAGGTTATAATTTACTTAAGAAGAAACGCGATGGTTTAATACTTGAATTTTTTGAAGTGTTAAAACAGGCAAAATCACTTCGTAAAGAGCTTACTGAAGAATATAAAACTGCTTTGCAGGCAGTAAATATGGCTCGTGTTGTAGAAGGGGATTTATCGCTCACTTCTTTAAGCATGGCAGTTGTTACTAAACCAGAAGTTGAACTTATGTCTAAAAATATTATGGGTGTTGTCGTTCCTAAAATCAAATCTCAACCAGTGCAGCATCATTTTATGGATCGTGGTTATGGAACTATCGGAAGCTCAACTATGATTGATAATGCAGCTTTTGCCTATGAAAAAGTAGTTGAAAAAGTTATTCAAGCTGCTGAAACAGAAACAACGATGAAGAAATTACTTGAAGAGATTGAAAAAACTAAAAGACGGGTTAATGCTTTGGAGTTTGAAGTAATTCCCAAAATGAAAACGCAGATGGCATTTATTAAAATGCGGTTGGAAGAAATGGATCGAGAAAATGTGTTTAGAATGAAGAGGATTAAAGAGTAA
- a CDS encoding V-type ATP synthase subunit B, with translation MKEYKTITKIAGPLVFVEKTDPVGYGELVSLKLPDGSVKNGQVLDTSNDLVVVQIFEGTSGIDRETRVRFLGETIKLGVSEEMLGRIFSGAGKPIDGGPALVPEKKIDIIGAAINPYSRASPSDFIQTGISTIDATNTLVRGQKLPIFSGSGLPHNEIALQIARQAKVIGQKENFVVIFAAMGITNEEASYFMKDFEETGALQRSVVFLNLADDPAVERLVTPRMALTTAEYLAYERDMHVLVILTDMTNYCESLRQIGAAREEIPGRRGYPGYMYTDLAMLYERAGMIKGKKGSITQIPILTMVGDDITHPIPDLTGYITEGQIVLSRELHRKGVYPPVDVLPSLSRLMNLGIGKGKTRDDHKNVSDQLYANYAQGRDLRGLVAIVGEEALSDRDKRLLKFAEAFEQRFVKQMRNEDRTINQTLDVSWHMFGAIPKNELTRLSPDLKEKYYKDQQV, from the coding sequence ATGAAAGAATATAAAACTATCACTAAAATTGCAGGACCTCTTGTTTTTGTAGAGAAAACAGATCCTGTTGGTTATGGAGAACTTGTTTCATTAAAATTGCCTGATGGTAGTGTTAAAAATGGGCAAGTTCTCGATACCAGCAATGACCTTGTTGTTGTTCAAATTTTTGAAGGAACTTCAGGTATTGATCGTGAAACACGAGTACGATTTTTGGGAGAAACCATTAAATTAGGTGTTTCAGAAGAAATGTTAGGAAGAATCTTCAGCGGCGCAGGAAAACCTATTGACGGCGGGCCAGCTCTTGTTCCTGAGAAAAAAATTGATATTATTGGAGCTGCTATTAATCCTTATTCGCGGGCATCACCCAGTGATTTTATCCAGACAGGAATTTCAACTATTGATGCAACGAATACTTTAGTTCGAGGGCAAAAATTGCCTATCTTTAGCGGCAGTGGACTGCCCCATAATGAAATTGCCCTTCAAATTGCACGGCAGGCAAAAGTTATCGGGCAAAAAGAAAATTTCGTAGTTATTTTTGCAGCAATGGGTATTACTAATGAAGAAGCTTCTTATTTTATGAAAGATTTTGAAGAAACAGGAGCTTTACAGCGATCAGTTGTATTCCTGAATCTTGCCGATGATCCAGCTGTTGAACGGTTAGTCACGCCAAGAATGGCTCTGACTACTGCTGAATATCTCGCCTATGAACGCGACATGCATGTTCTTGTTATTTTAACTGATATGACGAACTATTGTGAAAGTTTGCGTCAAATAGGAGCTGCCCGAGAAGAAATTCCTGGACGGCGAGGATATCCAGGATATATGTACACTGACCTAGCGATGCTTTATGAGCGCGCTGGTATGATTAAAGGCAAAAAAGGATCTATTACTCAGATTCCGATTTTAACTATGGTTGGGGATGATATTACTCATCCTATCCCTGATTTAACCGGGTATATTACTGAGGGTCAAATTGTACTGAGTCGTGAGCTTCATCGAAAAGGAGTTTATCCACCTGTTGATGTATTGCCTTCGTTATCTCGATTAATGAATTTAGGGATTGGCAAAGGAAAAACACGCGACGATCATAAAAATGTTTCTGACCAATTATATGCAAACTATGCTCAAGGAAGGGATTTACGAGGACTGGTTGCAATTGTTGGTGAAGAAGCTTTGAGCGATCGTGACAAACGATTGTTAAAATTTGCTGAAGCATTTGAGCAGCGTTTTGTCAAGCAAATGAGAAACGAAGACAGAACCATTAACCAAACTCTTGACGTATCCTGGCATATGTTTGGTGCAATTCCTAAAAATGAATTAACTCGATTAAGCCCTGATTTGAAGGAAAAGTACTATAAAGATCAGCAAGTATAA
- a CDS encoding thiolase domain-containing protein gives MQQRVAIIGTGATKFGELWDKSLRDLLAESQLKALEDARISPRDIDMIATGNMCSGEFSGQQHIGAMAADILNITVPSFKVEGACASGSLAFRSGLQAIQSGAADIVMVNGTEKMTDVQPRQATAGLIGAGDEVWEGFTGVTFCGLYAMMTRAYMHEFGLTREQLAMVAVKNHKHGSLNPIAQFKNQITVDQVLHSSMIADPLTLLDCSPITDGSASVILASEAYAKKYSDTPIWVTGSAQASDTLALHSRKSLTEIPATTIAARLALAQANITTSDINVTEIHDCFTIAEIMAMEGLGLVERGQAGKLIEEGQTYFDGKIPVNPCGGLKACGHPVGATGVKQIMEIVHQLRGEAGKRQVQHATTGLTHNVGGTGATVVVNVLQR, from the coding sequence ATGCAGCAGCGTGTTGCTATTATTGGGACTGGAGCAACTAAGTTCGGTGAATTATGGGATAAAAGCTTGCGTGATTTATTGGCAGAATCACAGCTAAAAGCGCTTGAAGATGCACGAATTAGTCCTCGAGATATTGATATGATTGCAACAGGGAATATGTGCAGTGGTGAATTTTCAGGACAGCAGCATATTGGAGCAATGGCTGCTGATATTCTTAATATTACCGTGCCATCGTTTAAAGTAGAAGGCGCCTGTGCGTCGGGGAGTTTAGCGTTTCGTTCTGGATTACAAGCTATTCAGTCAGGAGCCGCGGATATTGTTATGGTTAATGGGACTGAAAAGATGACTGATGTACAACCACGGCAGGCAACAGCAGGTTTAATAGGAGCAGGCGATGAAGTATGGGAAGGTTTTACTGGAGTTACGTTTTGCGGGCTCTACGCTATGATGACGCGCGCTTATATGCATGAATTTGGCTTAACAAGGGAACAACTTGCCATGGTTGCAGTAAAGAATCATAAACACGGTTCATTAAATCCTATAGCACAATTTAAAAATCAAATTACTGTTGATCAAGTGCTGCATTCATCAATGATTGCAGATCCGCTTACTTTATTAGACTGCTCGCCAATTACTGACGGCAGCGCTTCAGTTATTTTAGCTTCTGAAGCATATGCTAAAAAATATTCTGACACGCCGATTTGGGTTACCGGATCAGCTCAAGCATCTGATACTTTAGCATTGCACTCTCGAAAATCATTAACTGAAATTCCAGCAACTACTATAGCTGCTCGTCTTGCATTAGCTCAAGCTAACATTACCACTTCAGATATAAATGTTACTGAGATCCATGATTGTTTTACTATTGCGGAAATTATGGCAATGGAAGGGCTTGGGTTAGTTGAACGAGGGCAGGCAGGCAAGCTTATTGAAGAAGGTCAAACTTATTTTGATGGAAAAATTCCTGTGAATCCTTGCGGTGGTTTAAAAGCATGCGGGCATCCTGTTGGCGCAACAGGTGTTAAACAAATTATGGAAATTGTTCATCAACTGCGCGGAGAAGCAGGCAAACGGCAGGTTCAACATGCAACTACAGGATTAACCCATAATGTTGGCGGCACTGGAGCAACAGTTGTTGTCAATGTTTTGCAGCGGTGA
- a CDS encoding 3-hydroxy-3-methylglutaryl-CoA reductase, producing MDIEAVKKEIIEKNIPLYELEEYFLNAYFNDNLNHVQESCELAEQIRALLLEESQGISLSTIKKSSVPTYRVYEQHFTKGIEMKIGGVVIPVGVGGPVIIHGQHAKGSFYVPLATNEAALLAGLQRGFKTVNTSGGVQCIVKDNSMTRAPLFEASSIHEAQQVCWQINCNPAVFELFREIVKEKASYTQLKSIKAYQLSNKIWLRICFNTGAAMGMNSAVKYTQAIVQLLLDDFPNLKLLSISGNLCTDKKASHINILEGRGTAVESEVMVQEQTLKEIYGDTVTGAKLEKLNHWKNYVGSGLSGTLTGFNANAANTVAGIFAATGQDLAQLPESTACFTHAEQTEQGIRFGVSLPNLEVGVVGGGTGYGTARECLSLLGCLPNNVLKFAEIIGAAVLAQELNLLCTLLNHFELGESHLVLARGEKQTQLQKQLGELR from the coding sequence ATGGATATTGAGGCAGTTAAGAAAGAGATTATTGAGAAAAATATACCTTTGTATGAATTAGAAGAATATTTTCTCAATGCTTATTTTAATGATAATCTTAATCATGTTCAAGAATCCTGCGAGCTTGCAGAACAAATACGTGCATTACTTTTAGAAGAAAGCCAAGGAATATCTCTTTCAACTATTAAAAAAAGCTCTGTTCCTACTTACCGTGTTTATGAGCAACACTTTACTAAAGGTATTGAAATGAAAATTGGCGGTGTTGTTATTCCTGTTGGTGTAGGAGGGCCTGTTATTATTCATGGTCAACATGCAAAAGGTTCATTTTATGTTCCTCTTGCAACTAATGAGGCAGCATTGCTTGCTGGATTACAGCGAGGTTTTAAAACGGTTAATACAAGTGGTGGTGTTCAATGTATTGTCAAAGATAATTCCATGACACGCGCTCCCTTGTTTGAAGCGAGTTCTATTCACGAAGCACAACAAGTTTGCTGGCAAATTAATTGTAATCCGGCAGTTTTTGAGTTATTCAGAGAAATTGTTAAAGAAAAAGCTTCCTACACCCAATTAAAATCAATTAAAGCATATCAATTAAGCAATAAAATATGGTTGAGAATATGTTTTAACACTGGCGCAGCTATGGGTATGAACTCTGCTGTTAAATACACTCAAGCAATCGTTCAATTATTGCTTGATGATTTTCCTAATCTTAAATTATTAAGTATTTCAGGCAATTTATGCACTGACAAAAAAGCCAGCCATATTAATATTCTTGAAGGCCGAGGCACAGCTGTAGAAAGTGAGGTTATGGTTCAAGAGCAAACTTTAAAAGAGATATATGGTGATACTGTTACTGGAGCAAAATTGGAAAAACTTAATCATTGGAAAAATTATGTTGGCAGCGGCTTGTCAGGAACTTTGACAGGGTTTAATGCCAATGCAGCTAATACTGTCGCTGGTATTTTTGCTGCAACAGGGCAAGATCTTGCGCAATTACCAGAATCAACCGCATGCTTTACCCATGCTGAACAAACAGAACAAGGAATTCGTTTTGGTGTAAGTTTGCCTAATTTAGAAGTTGGTGTTGTAGGCGGTGGGACAGGATATGGCACAGCACGAGAATGCCTCTCGTTATTAGGTTGTTTACCCAATAATGTTTTAAAATTTGCAGAAATTATTGGCGCAGCTGTTTTGGCGCAAGAATTAAATTTGCTATGCACCTTGCTTAATCATTTTGAGCTTGGAGAAAGCCATCTTGTTCTTGCACGAGGGGAAAAACAAACACAATTACAAAAACAATTAGGTGAATTGCGTTGA
- a CDS encoding V-type H(+)-translocating pyrophosphatase — protein MDYTLWLVFLVGIIALVYACYLARKVSKYDVGNQKMQEISRAIQEGALAFLYQEYKIMAWFIVIFGALIALFLDHGVSTALAFVFGCVTSILAGYIGMRIATLGNVRTTFQAQKSLSKAFQVAFESGSVMGLGLVSFAVLGLGLLYILFSLVLGYQAPIVMEIMAGFALGASSIALFARVGGGIYTKAADVGADLVGKVEKGIPEDDPRNPAVIADNVGDNVGDIAGMGADLFGSCAESTCSALLIGAVVFAAAGLGALLYPLLISVIGIVACFITLFLIKLPEGKENVESVLKRGLIISSLLVAVALYFVTTIVLPAQFELFSATYTSLGVYFAVLSGIISGLLIGIVTEYYTSHRYKPVRSVANASKTGAATNIIYGLALGYESSVLPIILLAITVFVAYSFAGFYGIAIAAIGMLSTLVLGLAIDAYGPVSDNAGGIAEMAGLDKSIRKRTDVLDAAGNTTAAIGKGFAIGSAVLTGLALFSAFTVAGSVGVVDLLSPLVISGLFIGALLPFIFSALTMKSVGKAALSMVEEVRRQFKTIKGLMQGKAKPDYKKCVMISTEAALKEMILPGILVLGTPLVVGLLFGVQALAGVLMGSIVTGAVLAIASANSGGAWDNAKKYIEAGNLGGKGSDVHKAAVVGDTVGDPFKDTSGPSLNILIKLMSITSLVFVPLFVKYGGLLLR, from the coding sequence ATGGATTATACATTATGGTTAGTATTTCTTGTTGGTATTATTGCATTAGTATATGCATGTTATCTTGCACGAAAAGTTTCTAAATATGATGTAGGCAATCAAAAAATGCAAGAGATTTCCCGCGCTATACAAGAAGGTGCTTTGGCATTTTTATATCAAGAATATAAGATCATGGCTTGGTTTATTGTTATATTTGGCGCGTTAATTGCTTTATTTTTAGATCATGGTGTTTCTACTGCATTGGCGTTTGTCTTTGGCTGCGTAACCTCGATTCTTGCAGGTTATATTGGGATGCGGATTGCAACCTTAGGCAATGTTAGAACCACTTTTCAAGCTCAAAAAAGTTTAAGCAAGGCATTTCAAGTTGCTTTTGAATCAGGTTCAGTTATGGGATTAGGATTAGTTTCTTTTGCAGTTTTAGGATTAGGCTTGTTATATATTCTATTTAGCTTGGTGCTTGGTTATCAAGCACCGATTGTTATGGAAATCATGGCTGGATTTGCATTAGGCGCAAGCAGCATTGCATTGTTTGCAAGAGTTGGCGGCGGTATTTACACTAAAGCAGCAGATGTTGGTGCAGATTTAGTCGGGAAGGTTGAGAAAGGAATTCCAGAAGATGATCCTCGAAATCCAGCTGTTATTGCAGATAATGTCGGAGATAATGTTGGAGATATTGCAGGAATGGGTGCAGATTTATTTGGGAGCTGCGCAGAAAGCACTTGTTCAGCGCTTCTTATTGGCGCTGTTGTTTTTGCAGCTGCTGGTTTGGGAGCATTGCTGTATCCTTTATTAATATCTGTTATTGGTATTGTTGCTTGTTTTATAACCTTGTTTTTAATCAAGTTGCCTGAAGGAAAAGAAAATGTAGAAAGTGTCCTAAAACGTGGTTTGATTATTTCATCATTATTAGTAGCAGTTGCTTTGTATTTTGTTACTACAATAGTTCTTCCTGCTCAATTTGAATTGTTCTCAGCAACCTATACATCACTCGGTGTTTATTTTGCGGTGTTATCAGGAATAATTTCAGGATTACTCATTGGCATTGTTACTGAATATTACACTTCACATCGCTATAAACCAGTGCGTTCAGTTGCAAATGCTTCAAAAACAGGAGCAGCAACTAATATTATTTATGGTCTTGCTTTAGGATATGAAAGTTCTGTCTTGCCTATTATTTTACTAGCAATTACTGTTTTTGTTGCCTATTCATTTGCAGGATTTTACGGGATTGCTATTGCAGCAATTGGCATGCTCTCAACCCTTGTGTTAGGATTAGCAATAGATGCTTATGGACCTGTATCAGATAATGCAGGTGGCATTGCTGAAATGGCAGGGTTGGATAAATCTATCAGGAAAAGAACTGATGTTTTAGATGCAGCAGGCAATACTACTGCAGCAATTGGCAAAGGTTTTGCCATAGGCTCAGCAGTGTTAACAGGATTAGCATTGTTCAGTGCATTTACTGTTGCTGGAAGTGTTGGTGTCGTTGATTTGTTATCGCCTCTTGTAATCAGTGGCTTATTTATCGGTGCATTACTGCCTTTTATCTTCTCTGCTTTGACGATGAAATCAGTGGGAAAAGCAGCATTAAGCATGGTTGAAGAAGTACGGCGACAATTTAAAACCATTAAAGGATTAATGCAGGGGAAAGCAAAGCCTGACTACAAAAAATGTGTTATGATTTCAACCGAGGCAGCTTTGAAGGAAATGATTTTGCCAGGAATACTTGTTTTAGGAACTCCTCTTGTAGTTGGACTTCTATTCGGTGTTCAAGCATTAGCAGGGGTATTAATGGGATCAATTGTTACTGGCGCAGTATTAGCAATCGCATCTGCTAATTCAGGCGGAGCTTGGGATAATGCTAAAAAATATATTGAAGCAGGCAATCTTGGAGGAAAAGGCAGTGATGTCCATAAAGCAGCTGTTGTAGGAGACACTGTCGGAGATCCTTTCAAAGATACCTCTGGGCCATCATTGAATATTCTTATTAAACTTATGTCTATAACTAGTTTAGTGTTTGTGCCTTTGTTTGTGAAATATGGTGGATTATTACTTAGATAA